A window from Montipora capricornis isolate CH-2021 chromosome 7, ASM3666992v2, whole genome shotgun sequence encodes these proteins:
- the LOC138055788 gene encoding neuromedin-K receptor-like, producing the protein MYVNLAVADLLVTCFAMPWQLQAILMDTRWFGGAFGEFLAKFVVFTFFVAVMASVYSLTTIAFDSFFSIVLSLRQFPRFRNQKILVPSIWLFSMCAMSPWLLIIKVRNPTGQSFVIHQEFSQFGDKNSAMKGVFLYVVAIFYVFPLAIMSFLYGCICQKLRSHKIPGASVSHDKARLRMNKTKRQMIKTSIAIVIPFALCWLPAHICHVMFAVDRVWAFRKFPFFYYFMLVSFWCGHANSAVNPWMLIYFKKRFRAEFGKMVTHPLSHMSTTSHFNFRETSRFLSSYKLFINYTGYLP; encoded by the coding sequence ATGTACGTGAACCTCGCGGTGGCTGATTTGCTAGTAACTTGCTTTGCCATGCCTTGGCAATTGCAGGCCATTCTCATGGACACGCGATGGTTTGGTGGAGCCTTCGGCGAATTTCTTGCCAAGTTTGTAGTTTTTACATTCTTCGTTGCGGTCATGGCGTCCGTCTATTCCTTGACTACTATCGCGTTCGACTCCTTTTTCAGCATCGTACTTTCCCTTCGACAATTTCCGCGGTTTCGGAACCAAAAAATCCTCGTACCGAGTATCTGGCTTTTTTCGATGTGCGCCATGTCCCCTTGGCTACTCATAATTAAAGTTCGCAATCCAACAGGACAATCCTTTGTAATTCACCAAGAATTTTCGCAGTTTGGCGATAAGAACTCAGCCATGAAAGGTGTTTTTCTCTATGTTGTAGCCATATTCTATGTATTCCCTTTGGCTATCATGAGCTTTCTTTACGGATGTATTTGCCAAAAACTGCGTTCACACAAAATTCCGGGTGCGTCTGTAAGCCATGACAAAGCGCGCCTACgtatgaacaaaacaaaacggcaAATGATCAAGACGTCTATTGCTATTGTAATTCCGTTCGCACTATGTTGGCTTCCAGCACATATCTGTCACGTGATGTTTGCCGTCGATCGTGTATGGGCGTTTAGAAAGTTTCCCTTTTTCTACTACTTCATGTTGGTGAGTTTCTGGTGTGGACACGCCAATAGCGCGGTCAACCCCTGGATGTTGATCTACTTCAAGAAGCGGTTTCGGGCGGAGTTTGGTAAAATGGTCACTCATCCGTTGTCGCACATGTCTACGACAAGCCACTTTAACTTCCGGGAGAcatccagatttttgtcaagTTACAAGCTCTTTATAAACTATACTGGATACTTGCCATAA